The Chelonia mydas isolate rCheMyd1 chromosome 1, rCheMyd1.pri.v2, whole genome shotgun sequence nucleotide sequence CAATTATCTGCCTTGCCCTACAGGCAACACTCTTGTCAATCCACCCCAGAATGAGATTTGCTTCTTtcgcaacagcatcacactgttgactcatgtttaatttgtgatccactatagccccaGGTCCTGTACAGCAGTATGACCACCTAGCCAGTCATCCCCCAGTTTGTGGCTGTGCctttcattttctcttcctaAGTATAGTGGTAAGTTTCCCCTCCCATCACGCGGGAAACCGGGGTTCGATTCCCTGACAGGGAACCATCTggaacccacacacctcctgggtgtgatgttctgtcccatctagtggcactgagaccacttagagattaatgagtctgctctacagccttagctaagagccatgtggcatttagctccagaggtcccaggtttgatcctgatgaccggggtctgtcggtgttacagttgcacttgtctttattgaatttcatcttgctgatttcagaccgattctccaatttgtgaagatcagtttgaattctaatcatagaactgaaagggacctcgagaggtcatctcgtccagtcccctgcactcatggcaggactaagaattatctagaccatccctgacaggtttttgtccaacctgctcttaaaagtccccaatgatggagattccacaacctccctaggcaatttattccagtgcttcagcacccggacagttaggaagtttttcctactgtccaacctaaacctctctcgctgcaatttaagcccattgcttctagtcctatcctcagaggttaatcctgacctccaaagtgctagcagcCCCTCCCGGCTCGCCGACGTCCACAAACTTGATACGCAttctcttcactccattatccaagtcattaacgaAAAGTAGAACagcactggacccaggactgaccccgccaggatcccactagatacgccctcccagCTGGATAATGAATCATTGACAATgattctttgagtacagtcttccAACTGGTTGTGCACCCACCATATAGTAATGACATGTGACCGCACTGCCCTAGTTGGCGTAGGAGAAAGTCATGGAGGACGGTGTCAAAAGCCTCATCGCAATTGAGATCTCTcgtgtctactgcttcccccagccGCTAGGCCAGTTACTAAGGGTCCAATTGAAAgacccaccccccattccctccagcagatgtgggggtgggagggatgatGTTAATTGCCACAGCTCACAACCCCGGGGTTCGGAAGGACCGTTGGTGCCCTGCCCGAGGATATCCGCATGcacccttccccacagcaggctACAGAAGAAGGTTAAGCCGTAGGTTTGTTTTGGGATTCAGGCTACATCTAGCTCCAGTTCCTGGTTCTGGCTCAGGGCTAGTCTGTAATGCAGGCTCTCCCGAGTTCCGTTTCTGGCTCTGACACACTCTCCCTCTGTGGACTTGGGCAACTCCCGTCCctgcactgtgcctcagtttccccaatagtACAATGGGGTGAAGGATCTTGACCTGCCTTCCAGGCAGGGTAGGGTTAATAAATGTGGCTTGGAGGAGGCCTATTTTGCCACTGCCTTACGTGACTAATTTGCCATGCCATTAGCAACAGATGCTGACACAAACACACAGCCCCTGCACCTCACGTACCCTGCTGGCTCCCCAGACAGTCAGACAGGCTCAGGTTCCCATTCTCAGGCCCTGAGGACAGAGCATCATTGGCCACAattgtggaactttttgccagacaACACAAGGAAAGGAAGGTCTTGCAGCTAACGCACCggcctggggctcaggagagaGGGCTCAAGTTCTGCTCCACAATCCTGGTCAAGTCACTCAGTTGCCCCATGCCTGGATTTCCCACCTGTTCAATGGGCACCACTcagctgcctccttccctggaGAAGCAGCCGTTTCTGCAGGGAGGGTGCTTAACCATGGGCCTGTCTCTGCTCCTGTCTCCCCGCCAGCCTCGCCAAACCCCTGGCGCCAAGGTGCTCAGGTCTTGTATCTATGCCCGTGTGGGATGAACAGCGCACCCACGAGAGACAGCTCAGGGGAACTTCCAAAGCCTCTCTGAGTCGGTCACATGCATCAATGCGCGGCCAGTGCCACCCGTGAAAGGGGTCAGGGGCAGCTCCAGGGGAACTTGTGGGGAGAGGGGCCAGACAGGCTGATGGGAAGAACGTGCAGCCTGGAGTAGCCAGAGGAGGGAGTTGCACAAGTGGGAGAAATCAAGAGTGAAGGAGGAaaggaggcaggaggggaagggaaaggcgGGGTGCAAGACCCAGGAGGTGGTTAACCACCAGGGCAGCAAAAGAGGAGGGGGGAAGTGAAGCGAAAGCCAGCGCTGGAGAATGAAGAGGCTGGAACCAGGGGAAGTGAGGAGGGACTGAAGCAGCCGGTGGTGGAGCGGAAAGGACAGCAGAGGCCCCGAAGGAGAAGCGAGTGGGATCGGAGGCAGAGAGCTAAGGGGAATGGAGGAAATTCAGGATCCCGGGGAGTGCCCCATAGGAAGTGTGATGGCAGGCCCTGGGCTGTGACAAAACCGCTCCCAGCATCTCACCGAATTCTTCGATAAATAGAGACTAATTCCTGTGCTGGGGGGATTTTACCACCTCTCTGGGTGGGAGTCCCGAGGTTAAAACCCTCCCGAACAAGCCTAGAAGGTGCCTGAGCCCTTGTGTGACTTTTGCCTTTCCCCGCCTGGGAGGGAGGGCAAAGtcaagggggaagagagagatttaaaggggggtgggggggattttcttccttctcccctccagctcccgaCTGACTCCTCATCGTCGCCCTGATGGCGTTCACTCCTGTGTGCCAGGCAGCCTGGCGAAAGCTGGCTCCATGTGGTGACCCACGAGTGCCACAAAACCCGCCGCTGGGACCCACCAGAGGAAGACAGCCTGCTACTTTCCAGGCACAGCCCCCCTCAGGGAAATACCGATGGCCAAACCGTCAAATAAAAACCGTCCCCTGCAGTCTGCCTGTCGTCCCTTAGTCTGTATGTGCTGCGGGCCCAAGGgcccggggaggggcagggacggGGTGCTTGGACATTTCATAACCAGGAAATGGGGTAGCTCATGGCTTGTTTTCTAAGGGCTGGTGGAAATGAGACTTCCCTGCACTCTGAAAGTCATACATCCAGCAGGGCAGTACCAGGGAGTAGTCAGGCCTGTCAcaactgaacacacacacacaaatacacaagcacacacagagaaatacagagagagagagagagagagaaatacacacacacagaaatacacaagcacacacacagagaaatacactctctcacatacacacacagaaatacacacacacacacagaaatacacacacacactctctctctctcacacacacacagagaaatacacacacacagaaaatacatacacacagagacacacatagaaatacacacacacacagggagatacatacacagagaaatgcacacacacagagaatacacacacacacaaaagtactCGCACAGAGAGAatacactctctcacacacacacagaaatacacacacacagagaagtgtacacacacacagaagacactgtctctcacacaaacacagaaatacacacacacagagaaatgcactctctctctcacacacacacaaatacacacactctctcacacacacacacatacacacagagaatacactctctcacacacacagaaatacacacacagagagaaatacactctctctctctcacacacacacacacagagatgttTTAACGGGACAGCGTATAACACCACACAGGTGTCATGGTGCAAgacggctgctgctgcttctgcaggtgTGGTGGGGCTGCTCACGTGTGTAAAGTTACTCGCACGCACAAGTGTCGGTGGGAGCAGGCCCCGGGACTGGGATGGGAGCGCTCCTTCTTTTCTGTGTGCACCAGCGCGGCCAGCTTGAGAAAGACATCATTGAACGGTCAATTTACTACTCACGAAAACACCCGGGGGACGTTCACTGCACCCTCCCGTGACGAACGCCCCTTCCCCCTCGCCCCTGCAGATCGCCTGCCTGGTAGCGTAGCGAtcaccaggccccagccccctctcgaTGCTCGCTAGGCCATGGtacggaggggcagggggagtttCCGTACCCCTGTGTTGTGCATGCTCTTTTCCGCTCCAGTGCAGACACACGGTAATCAGGTGAAAAGATGGAGGGCCTGGCCCAAAAGCAGGCCCTGAAAGTATCTGCAGTGTTTAAATCAGTGAATCACAATGAAGTCTGTGCTGCTATCTCCCTGGAGAGCCAGGGCCCTGCCTGGGCTGCCCCATAGCCTAACATCTCCTTCGGAGCCTGACCCAAATTGCTGGGCAGCCATTGGCTCCCGCTGGCTCTGGATCAGGCTCACAATTGCTGTGTCTCAGGTGACCCAAGACCCGTGCGTGGGGCTGGATGGAGGTGGAAGCAGACGCCTAGTCCAACACAAGCACGtctgccctgtgccccccgccccatccatgGCTCAGGGCAGCGCGCAAGGGCTTTGTCCTGCTCTACAAAGCTCTTTACCAGTGTGGACGTGGCTACCCAGAGCCGGCCTCACAATGCGTGGCCCCTAGACGACTCCTTTCCAGAGGTCAGACCCATGTCCCAGTGACCAGGCCCCGGGACCAGGGCAGCCCTGGTGCTCTGGTCATCGCCCATACCCTGTCGGGCAGGAcggggccctggggctgggcaaTAAATCATAACTCATCTGACTGGCGACGATACTAATACGAGACCGAGGTGTGCCCAGAGCCGACCGGGTTCAAATCAAGGGGGACAAGCAAACGTTTTCATCCAGCCTTCACCCGGGACTTGTTGCCCAGGGTGAGCCTTCCTTTGAGGGGGTGAGCTGGGTGGGCGCAGTCCTTAGGTCTCAGGCGAGACCTCTGCACCACCCTTTGGAAGCTGGGTATGGGAGCTGCCTGGTCGTAGCCGGGAGAACAGACGGAGGGGGACCTGAGCTCTCCGGCTGCATTAGCCCCGGGCACTTTGCCCTGCAGACCACACCCCAACACACggtgcctcctcccccaggctgccctggcagTGTTGGCCCCGGGCCCGGCCAATGGCCGTGTGGGCTAAGATGAGGAGGAGCCGTGGTTAGGGTATAAAAGTCCCCGAAGGGGACTCCAGCTCAGCTACTGGTTCCTCACTCAGCTGACAGGCCGAGCAGATCCACTCTCGTCACCATGAAGACCTGGACAGCCGAAGAGAGGCACTACATTACCGCCACGTGGGACAAGCTCAACGTGGAGGAGATTGGTAGCGAATCCCTGGCCAGGTAGGCCCAGCCCCATGGCATCTGCCCCGCTGCTTCCCGGGCTGGAGAAGCTACTGCTTCTTCAGGGAGGCTGCACTAACTCCGTGTGTGTCTCTGCTTGTGTCTCCCTCTCTCTAGGCTGCTGATCGTCTACCCCTGGACCCAGAAGTTTTTCGAGGATTTCGGGAACCTCTCCACCTCCAGCGCCATCCTCCACAACACCAGGGTCCATGATCATGGCAAGAAGGTGCTGAACTCCTTTGGGTCTGCCGTGAAGAACATGGACCATATCAAGGAAAGCTTCGCTGAGCTGAGCAAGCTGCACTGCGACAGGCTGCATGTGGATCCCGAGAACTTCAAGGTGAGTCCGGCTCCGGGCTGacccctcttcccagccccctgctcatcCCCAGAGCATGGCCAGCAGGAGCAACTGTGGCCATCCTTGGTTCTGGGGCAGTCACTTGCAGGCAAACTCCCAGGAGAGCAGGGTCAAAGGTGGCCTCCCAGGTAGTGGCATCAGGAGCGCCATACCACCCATGGAAGTGATACCAGGCTTGGATGATCAGGGTCTTCACCAGTGAGGGCTCAAGGGGAAATTCTGAATTGTCTCAGGTTCAGGGATCCCTGTGACAAATCTGCCGATGCCATCTGTGGGAGAGGGCTAAACGTGAGAGGCATTCAGATTGGGAGGGAAAGTTCTGAGTGGGGAAAGCGTAGAGAGGTGGGCAACAGGCAAGGGGATGCGCCCGTGGGAGTGCTTCTCCTACAGGCAGGAGGTTCACGCGCGTTGGGGGAGTGGCAGCAAAAGCCTCAAGGGACAGGGTGAGGAAACCACGAGGCAGGCAGGAGAGAGACGAGGAGGGCACGGAGCCATGgtatgggagggggaagaagtcAAAGTGTGGTAACGGGTTCCGGGTGCAGGCAGGTgactgaggaagaggaggagtggaggcaggaggggaaggggaaggcagagagggatggggaggaggtgggtaaAGTGAGGGCAGCCAGGAGGAAGCAGAAGGAAAAGTGAAAGCAGCTATGGGAGCAGGAGGAGGTCTGAGCCAGGGGGTGTCAGGAAAGAGACCGTCAGCCTGGAGGAGCCAGAAGGACAGTGTATGAGTCAGAAACAGGAGAGACGCAGGAGGAAAGAAGaatgggatttggggaagagacAACCCAGGCATGCCGGTGAGTGCCAGGAGCTTTCTGGGGTGAAATGCATTTCTGGGCAACTCTCTGGTAGCACAAATTCCCACCTCCCTGAATCCTGATATTGCAGTTACTGGGGGCTGCTGTTTGGATTTGTGCTCTGGGCCGGATGCGGAAAGGGAGCATCCTGGCTCGGCAGGTGTCCCAAGGCTAAGAACCTCATAGAGCATTTTGGAAGGCACCAAGTGCCCAGTTTCATGTCATTGTGCAGAGACACGCAGGCTCCTCTGAGCAAGGAAGGGCAGTGAGAAATTCCACTGGCTGAAACACCCGAGCGCCAAAGTCCCCCTGGGGTTTGTAAACCCAGTGAAAGAGGCTGGTCTGGGCTGGGGTGAGGCTGGCATGATGCAATGGAGGCTCAGGCCAACAATCCATATTCTCTATATAGGGCCTCCAAGAGTGCCCTAGAGCTACAGAACCAGGTTGCTGGTTAATGTTCTTTAATGGGCTCTCCTGGGGAGGGAGGTAAGCGAGTTTATATTATAGAGTGGAAAGGAGCACAGTCTCCAGATAGATTTATGAACTCCCAGAATAGTTCGAGGACTCCACAAGGCAAATATCCCCTGCACCTGCCCTGAGATCTGCAAAGAGAGAGGTGGGAGTTGGAGCGGTGCTGACCTGGGggtattttcttccttctcctccagctcctgggcaGTATCCTCATCATTGTCCTGGCCATGCACTTCGGGAAGGAGTGCACTCCCGCCTGGCAGGCCGCCTGGCAAAAGCTGGTCAGTGCGGTGGCCCATGCTCTGACCCTCGAGTACCACTGAATCATCTGGAGGGACCCACCAGCGGGAGGTCTCCAGATACCTCCCAGGCTCCTATGCACCCATGGGAATCCCCTTCTGGGAGTGACAGGCTGTAACAACCAAATAAAAACCTTCTGCTGAGTCCCTGTGTCCATGTGTacgtgggtggggtgggggctaggGGCAGCGAGAACCGGGGGGTGCTTGTAGGTTTCCTAGAGTGACAATAGGTCAGTGCCTTCACTGGTTTGTCTTTCTTCGCTTCTAAGGGCCAGGGCCCTGTGCTCTGAAAACCAGCCTCACAAATCAACAGGGCCAGGGGACCTCCAGGCCTGCCACAAGTAAGCGCACTAAGAGAGagcgtctcacacacacacacgctccacTAAGGAGCAACTTGGATGAGCAGTTGTGTAAGCTGCTCTAAGCAGAAAGCCCACAGTGCCTGGGACCCCCTGGGGTATTTCAGTGCACTATTTATTTATTGCCTTTCTAGCAGCAGGAACAAATAAGAActacacccccccgccccgtccccaaAGGGAAGGTTTTTATCAGCCCATGCCCTCTGCTGGCATGCTGCTTCTGAGCAGTTTGCTGACTCACACCCGCTCAGTCCAGGCATGGGTGGGGGCAGTTTTTAGATAAATGGTTTAAAGGGAGCTATCAAGACCTGGCCAGACTTGGTTCAGTACATCCCTTGCCAACACCCTTTGGCCATTGCGTGGcctcctggggcctgatcctgccactgTTATGCGTATGAGTAACTTGATGCCCGGGAGTAGCTGCCATCGGTTTCCAGGagccccctcgcccccccgcccctttgtgTGTGAAGTTAATCACATATATAAGCGTTCGCAGGACGGGACCCGTAGGTtgtaaataaatgcaaattaatgcacattggaaaacataatccccactaTAAATATACAATGgtggggtccaaattagctgttaccactcaagaaagagatcttggtgctgtggatagttccctgaaaacatccactcagtgtgtaacaacagtcaaaaaagcaaacagaattttaGAACCATgagggaagggatagataataagacacaaaatatcatattacctctgtataaatccatgggatgTCAACATCTTGAATTCTGCGTGCcgatgtggtcgccccatttaaaaaaagatgtattggaactggaaaaggttcagaaaagagcaaaaaaaaaaaaatgattcggggtatggaacggtttccatatgaggagagactaataagacttggactgttcagcctggaaaagagacgactaagggggggatatgagagacatctatgaaatcatgatggatgtggagaaagtagataaggaagtgttatttaccccttctcaggacacaagaactaggggtcacccaatgaaatgaataggctgCACGTTTaaaacacaaaaggaagtatttcttcacacaacgcacagtcaacctgtggaactccttgccagaggaagttgtgaaggccaagactataacagggttcaaaaaagaactagataaattcatggcggataggtccatcaatggctattagccaggatgggctgggatggtgtccctagcctctgtttgccagcagctgggcatgagcaacaggggatggatcacttgatgattccctgttctgttcactccctctggagcacctgccattggccactgtgggaagacaggacactgggctggatggaccttttgcTGACTCAGtctggccagtcttatgttcttatgtaacctGGCCTGAGCGGGACAGCACTTTCCTTCCTGGCTGCACAGGGCCTGCTGCTTTCATGTGAATAGCCATCAGAGTAACAGAGACATTCTTTACTGTCCAGGAGAACAGGAAACAATAGAGGAAAGTGGTATCCCATAGCAGCAACATGCAATGGATACTTCCCCCCGTCCCCCGCCAGCCTCCTTCACACTACCGAAAGTAGGAGACACTTACgcctgccctccccgcccccccacgccAAACACAGTAAATAGACTAAGGGGTGTTTGCCACTCGCCAGCCCCCTACGGCAGTAGAGGCTATCGAGTTCCCCGACTTCCCCAGTAGGGGGCAGTCAGTACATCCTCCGCGCCGCGCCCTCCAGACTTCATGCCGGGAACGACAGCGGGCACTGAGCAGGCGATATAAGCAAAGGCAAATGTCTCCCCAGAGGCCATGCGCTGGGAACAGAGTGGCCGGGGCTGGGGGACTCCTGGTGCGAAGAGATCAGGATGAACCCCAGGCTGACTGGGCTTATGGTCACGGGGTACGACATACCTTTCCAAGACAGCCTTTGTCCCGAATCAATGCTCCCCAGAATCACACTCCAGTGCCCGAGGCAACCCAGCTTGTGCGATGGACTTTTGTGGGCTTCTGAATTTCGAGCAGGCTGGTGAGAGAGCCAGATTGAGGGACAGGCCCCGGTAGACGGCGGCTTGGGTAGCTGACGGGCTGCCACGTGGCAGAAGGGGTGAGCCGGCCCTATGGCCTGTTGGTTGGTCGTTTTAAACAGCGGGCAGAgcgtgtgtgtatgggggagcTTTCTATCCACTCTGAGTGGAGCTGGGGACAGGGGGAAATTCCCCgctgcagagagcagcagtgCTAGACCTCAGTGCCTGCTTATGCCCCTTTCAGAGGGCTTAGAGAGCCCATGTGCTGATCCCCAGGGCTGGGCGTGGAGAGAGGATGCCTGGTAAAGTGTTCCCCAAGGGTCCGAGGGGAATTGTCATCCCCGCCCCCCACGACTTGTGTAAATGATTATTGCAGGAGAGCTGGTTTTCTGCTTGCTTTGGGGTTCTTTTGAAACAGGCTGAATCTGAggagctctgcccccagcccctggggcattTGGCACCGGAcacaggcccagcccagcccagttctgaaggGCTAAGTGGAACTGGACTAGTACCTATCCCTCgggccagctccctgctggggtCACAGACCCCCTTCGAGAGGGGTGGGATGCTGGTATAGAGAGCGGGGGCTAGCACTGAGCCCTGCCCTCATCTTGCCCTGGGGCCCCCTCCTCGGAGATCACACCCTGCCCAggccatccctccccagcccgcgcagaccccaccccagggctgaccaATGGCCGTGTccacagagagggggaggagcggaggcCGGAGGATAAAGGCCCCGCTGGGGGTCTGCCCCTCAGCTACAGGTTCCTCCCTCAGCTGCATCTGCAAAGGACCCCTCGCTCCTCACCATGGTGCACTGGACAGCCGAAGAGAAGCAGCTCATTACCGGCCTGTGGGGCAAGGTCAACGTGGCCGAATGTGGTGGCGAAGCCCTGGCCAGGTAGGCCCAGCCCCACGGCATCTGCCCCGCTGTCTCCCGGGCTGGcgaagctgctgcttctgcttctgcAGGGAGGCTGCAGTAACCCTGCGTCTGTCTCTGctcctgtctccctctctctagGCTGCTGATCGTCTACCCCTGGACCCAGAGGTTTTTCTCTTCCTTCGGGAACCTCTCCAGCCCCACCGCCATCGTGGGCAACCCCAAGGTCCGTGAGCACGGCAAGAAGGTGCTGACCTCCTTTGGGGACGCTGTGAAGAACCTGGACAACATCAAGGCCACCTATGCCAAGCTGAGCGAGCTGCATTGTGACAGGCTACACGTGGACCCCGAGAACTTCAGGGTGAGTCGGGCTCCGGGCtgacccctctgcccagccccctaGGGACACAGGTACGGCCTTTTCCCTTCGGGACAGGGAGGCGTCGCTTTGGGGGAAGCTCCGGGACAGCGGGCGCTTAGACGCAGTGAGTAAATAATACTGCAGAGAGTTGCCAGCCTGCCATGAATGGGGTCTCCCCCGAAGAGGGGGAGTTTGCAGTGTCCCATGGTCAGTAATCatgcagtgaaggggtggggtaTTTGGGGTGGGCAAGGCCTGGTGCCGAGGGGAGCAGAGGTTTagggggagcagcagtggggtGGGACTCTGGTGGGAGAGGGGATCCTTTGAGGAAGGCAGGGATTGCCACAGCATGAAGggctctcctccacccccacttcctcccaCCCTGTGTACGCCGGAGCAGATCTCTGCTTAGTCCCAGCTGCTCACAGCTGGCAGAGTGAGCCAGGCAGCCTGGCGGGGAAATGGCCATTTCGGGTTCTTTTTCATGTTAACTTGGTCCAAAATTTGCCAGGTTTccataaaaaaaacccccaaaccagattgtttgtttgttaaaaatgGACCGTTTTCAGtttgggcctttgaaaatctttgaaaaacaaaacaaaacagaaagattTTTCAGCCAACCCAGGTTTTTTACCCCTCCAGAAATGTCTGGCTCGTCCACTGACAAAAAACCTTTGGGTGGCATTTTTTGGGACCGGCGCCAGGAAGTGGCACCAGAACGGATCCCCATAACCGCACTGCAGACGGGGCCAGCTGGGTCAGCCAGTGAAGCGGGCGGCTGAGGGAGGAGGGTCTATGGGAGAGAGTCATTGAAGCAGGGGAAACCGGGGTGGGTGTAGAGAACCAGGGGAGAAAGGCAGGTGTGGGGTGGTGGATAGCAGGTGAACTAGggcaggtggggttgggggatgCAAAGAAGCAAGGGGTGGAATGAGGCATGTGAAGGGAACACACGGCTTTGGAGGGGACCCCCCCTGGGGCTCACGTGGGACTTAGATACAGTGACCAGCCCTTGTTGGGGCCCTCTGCACGAGGAAGGTGGGGATCAGGGACAGGAAAAGGACTACTGAAAACAATGCTCGCAGTCTATATGCCCTAGAGAGGGCCCCCGGCTGGGCCAGAAAGTGTCTGACGGGCTCTTGTACCCCTAAGCCATGGCCTGGGCTGCCCTTGGTGTGTTTGAAAAGAGACAAGAGACGAGCAGAAACGATGGAGCAAAAGGTTGGAAAGGGGGTTGGGAACCCCGGCAAACAGGTGTGCGGAGGTTCAAGGGGGtattttcctccttctcccctgcagctcctgggtgaCATCCTCATCATCATCCTGGCTGCCCACTTCGGGAAGGAGTTCACCCCTGCCTGCCAGGCTACCTGGCAGAAGCTGGTCGGCGTGGTGGCCCACGCCCTGGGCCACCAGTACCACTGAGCCTTCAGCAGGGACCCGCGGGACGGAGAGAGCTTGCATCGCTCCAGGCCCCTCTGCACCCTTGGAAATGCCGCCCGGGGGCCGGCAGGCTGTGACAGTCAAATAAAAGCCTTACATTGCAGCCTTCACCAGTGTGTCTGCgtctctgtgtgagctgggaaggccaggggcgggggggggacacaggAGGTCTGGGGGTAGCTGCTGGTGCCTGCTGAGTGGTTAGCTTCTTGTTTTCTAAGGTTTGGTGCAGCCAGAATTCGCTGCCCCCTGAAAATAATCCTCGAGGCCCCACAGCACCAGGGGGAGCACCCAGGTCTGCGCA carries:
- the LOC102938944 gene encoding hemoglobin subunit beta-like, with protein sequence MVHWTAEEKQLITGLWGKVNVAECGGEALARLLIVYPWTQRFFSSFGNLSSPTAIVGNPKVREHGKKVLTSFGDAVKNLDNIKATYAKLSELHCDRLHVDPENFRLLGDILIIILAAHFGKEFTPACQATWQKLVGVVAHALGHQYH
- the LOC102939173 gene encoding hemoglobin subunit beta; translated protein: MKTWTAEERHYITATWDKLNVEEIGSESLARLLIVYPWTQKFFEDFGNLSTSSAILHNTRVHDHGKKVLNSFGSAVKNMDHIKESFAELSKLHCDRLHVDPENFKLLGSILIIVLAMHFGKECTPAWQAAWQKLVSAVAHALTLEYH